GAACTCCTCGATCTGCTCCTCGAAGCGACCCGGCATCGTGCGCAGGATCTCTTCCAGGCGCTTGGAGAGCCGCTCGTATTTCGCGGGGTCCTCCCGCTTCGTCCGCTCCTCCAGATGGAAGCGGAGCGCATGGCCCATCTCCGCCGCGGCCTCCTGCGGCGGCAGTCGCCGCACGGCGTCGTCGAAGGTGAGTGCGGTGAGCGAGACCGGCGGAATGACCTGATCGATCTCCGGGCCTTCGAGGTGGTCGGCAATCATGGCCCGGACCTTGCGGCCGTACCGGCGCAGCGTGAACGTGCCGCCCTCGGCGTCCCTGCACAGACGCCGCACCCGCTTCTGGAGGAGGCTCCAGCGCCTGGCGTCCGCCACGTAGTCGAGGGCGTCCTCGTGCGGAAGGACGCGCTCAAGGGTGGCGAGGAACGCGTGCAGTACCTCGTCAAAGTCGAACCGCAGGGCTTCGGGTTGCAGGGCGAGGGCCGCGGGCCCCAGTTTCGCGAGCTGGTCGAGTTCTGCGTCGTCGATGCCGTTGTGCTGCAGGAAGTCGCGGACCTTTTGGGCAGCGGGCCCGAGGTTGTTCACCTCGTCGGACAGCTTGCGCATGGTGTCGGTGACGTCGGCGTTCCGGTACCCGGCGAGTGCGCTGGAGAGGTGCTCGAAGACTCCGTAGTAGTCGACGACGTAGCCGACCTCCTTACCGGGCGAGGTGCGGTTGACACGCGCGACGGCCTGGAGCAGCTCGGCGTCACGGATCGGCCGGTCCAGATAGAGCACCTGTTCGCGCGGGGCATCAAATCCCGTAAGCAGCATGGACTTTACGATCAGGAAGGCGATGGGGCTGTCGGGGTGCACGGGGTCGGGCACCGAGGTGGGCAGCGGCGTCTCGCTGTTCACGGCATCGGACCACGGGGTGTTCATGCCGTCGGCGGGGTCGATCGGCGGTATCGGGGCTTGCGGTGGATTGAAGGGGGTCACGGCGACCCACTCCGGATCGGGTGCCAGCTCGGAGAACGCCCTCTGGAAGCGCTCGGTGTATGCCTCCTGGCGACCGGCGTCGGTCCACTCCTTCCACTCGCCTCGCTTGTTCCCTGATCCCGGCGAGATGACGGGAACGAAGTCGATCCGCCGCAGCAAAGCCCGGAACTGGTGGGCCTGGTAGAGGTAGCGCAGCCTGCCGGGCAGCTCCTCCAGCGGAATCCCGGCCACCGACTCCGGGGCGAACTCGGCGAGCTCAGCGAGCAGTTCGTCACGGGCCTTGCGCAAAGCGTGGTGGTACTGCACGGCCGCCTTCCGGCTGACGGCCGCGACCTGTGCCTTGAAGCCGCCAGGCAGCACCGTGGTCACCCAGTGCTCCAGCATGTCCTCGGCCTTCGCCTCGATCATGGGAACGGACTCGGCGACGTCCCGCTCGGTGGGCCACCGCTTGAGCAGCGCGGCCCGCTCCTCAGGAGTGCGGTCCCGGACGAGGTCGTCGAACCCCTCGTCAAGGACCTCCCCGTCACGGACCTCGCCTTCCCCTGTCCGCCCCTCGTAGCGGATACGGACGACGACGCCGTCGTGCTCGGCATCCTCCATCCGGTACTCGTCGAGGAAGCCCCGCGGAGAGTCGCCGCGCCCGAAGATCCGGCGCGTGTCCTCCTCACGCCCGGTGATGATCGGCGTTCCCGTGAACCCGATCTTGGCGGCGTTCGGGATCGCCTTGCGCAGGGCGGCATGCAGGATGCTGGTGTGTGAGCGATGTGCCTCGTCGACGAGGACGAGGATGTCGGGCGAGGTGTTGCACTCGGGAAAGTCCGGTACGGGTCCCTGAGTTTCAGCTTGCTCTCCTTGCCCGGCTCCCTCACCCTCCCCGACCAGATCCCGGTCGTCCCCGTTGCCTTCGGCGTCCCCGGCGAACGTGAACCCAGTCCCGTACTTCTGGATCATCCCGAAGACGACGCGCCGCCCGCCGTCCCGCAGCAGCCCTTCCATCTGCGTCCGGGTCTTCGCCGTCTCGACATCGGACTCGCTGAGCTTCAGCGTCCGCGACAGCTGGGTCTGCAACTGGGTGCGGTCGGTGACCACGACCACCATGAACTCACTGAGCCGATGGTGCAGATGAACCCGTCGTACCAGAAACGTCATGGTCAGCGACTTACCGGAGCCCTGTGTGTGCCAGATGACACCGCCACGCTCGTCATCGGTGTCTCGCCCGGCACGAGCCCGCCCGGTCAGCAGTCTGCGTACGGCTTTCTCGGCGGCCCGGTACTGCTGATGCCGGGCGACGGCCTTGACGGTCCGCACGGCCCCGCTGTCCGCCCCCGACTCGACGGCCATCGGGATCACGTAGTGCCGTACGACGTTGAGCAGGGCGGCCGGCCGCAGCACCACACCGACGAGCTTCTGCTGCTCGCCGAGCGGCGCAGGTGCGGATTCGGACGCGGATGTGGCGCCGTCCGCGAGCAGCCCGGCGGTACGCAACTCCCGCCGCAGCGTGCCCTCTTCCTCCGGTTCGACACTGCGCCACGGATGGAAGTGCTCGGGCTCGGAGGTGACGGTACCGAGGTGGGCGGTCTCTCCGGTCGCGGCAACGAGAAGCTGCACGGTCCGGAACAGTTCCGGCACCCCGGCGGGGACCGGAGTCCCGGTGGCGTCGAGGTCCAGAACGGGATTCCCGGCGTAGTGCCGGAGATCGAGTACGGCACTACGGACGGGCTCGGCGAGATCGGCGCTCTTGCACTCGACAGCGACGATCGGGATGCCGTTCACGAAGAGGACGAGGTCGAGTATCGACAGGTCACCGGAGCGGCTGCGCACGCGGAGCTGGTCGACGACGGTGAAGGTGTTGTGCGTTACACGGTCCGGGTGCCACTCGACGTACTGGACGGTGGCGGAAGGCCCACCGTGCGCGGCGGAGGGCGAGGGCAGCGTCCAGCCGTGAAGCAGCATGTCGGTGGCAGCGATGTTCGCGTGTACGACACCCTTACCGAGGGAGAGGGAGGCAAGCTCGCTCACCACCCGCCTGATGTCGTCATCGCCCATCCAGGGCTGACCGTCACCGCCACGGAGGTTGATCCGACGTAGGGCGGGCCCTAGTTGGTCGACGA
This genomic window from Streptomyces sp. DG2A-72 contains:
- a CDS encoding type I restriction endonuclease subunit R — translated: MVVHVERDEVERPFVAQLEAMGWTHVPGAELDTLDAAVPLLVDQLGPALRRINLRGGDGQPWMGDDDIRRVVSELASLSLGKGVVHANIAATDMLLHGWTLPSPSAAHGGPSATVQYVEWHPDRVTHNTFTVVDQLRVRSRSGDLSILDLVLFVNGIPIVAVECKSADLAEPVRSAVLDLRHYAGNPVLDLDATGTPVPAGVPELFRTVQLLVAATGETAHLGTVTSEPEHFHPWRSVEPEEEGTLRRELRTAGLLADGATSASESAPAPLGEQQKLVGVVLRPAALLNVVRHYVIPMAVESGADSGAVRTVKAVARHQQYRAAEKAVRRLLTGRARAGRDTDDERGGVIWHTQGSGKSLTMTFLVRRVHLHHRLSEFMVVVVTDRTQLQTQLSRTLKLSESDVETAKTRTQMEGLLRDGGRRVVFGMIQKYGTGFTFAGDAEGNGDDRDLVGEGEGAGQGEQAETQGPVPDFPECNTSPDILVLVDEAHRSHTSILHAALRKAIPNAAKIGFTGTPIITGREEDTRRIFGRGDSPRGFLDEYRMEDAEHDGVVVRIRYEGRTGEGEVRDGEVLDEGFDDLVRDRTPEERAALLKRWPTERDVAESVPMIEAKAEDMLEHWVTTVLPGGFKAQVAAVSRKAAVQYHHALRKARDELLAELAEFAPESVAGIPLEELPGRLRYLYQAHQFRALLRRIDFVPVISPGSGNKRGEWKEWTDAGRQEAYTERFQRAFSELAPDPEWVAVTPFNPPQAPIPPIDPADGMNTPWSDAVNSETPLPTSVPDPVHPDSPIAFLIVKSMLLTGFDAPREQVLYLDRPIRDAELLQAVARVNRTSPGKEVGYVVDYYGVFEHLSSALAGYRNADVTDTMRKLSDEVNNLGPAAQKVRDFLQHNGIDDAELDQLAKLGPAALALQPEALRFDFDEVLHAFLATLERVLPHEDALDYVADARRWSLLQKRVRRLCRDAEGGTFTLRRYGRKVRAMIADHLEGPEIDQVIPPVSLTALTFDDAVRRLPPQEAAAEMGHALRFHLEERTKREDPAKYERLSKRLEEILRTMPGRFEEQIEEFGPLIEEARQEQEESPELAGLSPLEQKVYRLVEQILEVTPGIRLADSGDVRQLTGKVCDVATRAMARASYQGQHQDISMLAGELHEVLLSGGVRPVVGADWAPLDNAAERLASFAQDNLRQFRSRARGE